The window TTTGAGGTTAGACAATGGAGGTGAATACACTTCAAATGAGTTCAATAAGTATTGTGAAGATGTGGGGATTGATCAAAAGATGACAAAAAGTTATTCACCATAAAATAATGGAGTCTCAAAGTGGAATAATAGGACAGCAATTGAAATTACTAGATATTTGTTGTTTGCAAAAAAACTACCATAAAACTTTTAGGCAGAAGTTGTTTCTACtcaatttatttgttaaatattcCACCTACAAAAGCTGTGGGTTGTAAAATTCATATTGAGGCATGGAGTGGATAAAGACCACCTGTAAAACACTTAAGAACCTTTGGTTCATAATGTTATTCTCATGCTACTTTAATCACAAGAAGAAAACTTGAACCGAAAGGTGAATTGGGGACATTTATTGGTTATTCATCACAAGTCAAAGGTTATAgagttttatgacttttatagaAAAAAGTATTTCCATCACAAGAGATGTAATTGTGGATGAACATTCTTATAGGAACTAGATAAAGAGCAAGTTGAGCAAGAAAATGCAGGTTATCTGACCTTGCATCCTCTTCCTGAAAAACAACCTTTTGGCTTTGAAAATCTGGCAAAAACTGAAGAATTAGAGGGTGAATCATCACTTAATTCACTAATTTTAAAAACAAAGTCCCTTTCTGGGATATATTAAAGATGCAATGTTGCAAGCTTGCAACCTGATACCTATCAGGAAGCTTCAAAACATAAAAGTTTTTATTGAAACTATGAAGTAGGAGATTGGTATGATATAGAAGAATGACACTTGGAAGCTAGTTAATAAACCCAAAGACAAAAATTCAATAGGGGTGAAATAGGTTTATAGACCTAAATTTAATCTAGATGGTTTAgtttataaatataaatcaaGGGTTTTTGTAAAAGGTTATGCGCAGTTGTAGAACTGGATTATGGAGACACATTTGTCCCTATTGGAAGACATGATACAGAACGAATTTTTTACTTTGTCAACTCAATCAAATTTGAAGTTGTATCATCTGGGTGAGAATTTGGCATTCTTAAAGGAACTGTTAAGGGAGTAGATTTATGTGGACCAATTTAAAGGATCTTAAGTTGCAAGAATAAAGTATAAAGTTAATAGATTTCATAAGGCGTTGTATGTATTAAAATGGGATCCTCAAGCCTGATACAGTTTGATTGATGATCATCTCACTCATTGAGGCTTCAATAAAGTGAAAATGAAGTCACTGTATACATGAAGAAAGCTAAAGGTACAGATGTGCTTGTGGTGTCACTCTATGTTGATGATCATCTGCTCATCAGAAGTAATGATGCTATGGTGAATCAGTTCAAGAGAAAAATAGAGGTCAAGTTTGAGatgtcagatttgggtgaaatgaATTACTTTATGGGAATGCAGATTCAACAATATACTTATGGAATCttcatttctaaaaaaaaatatgcatggGATATTCTTAAGAAGTTTAAGATGAAGAGGTGTAAGCTTTTGTTAACCCCACTAATTCACAATGAAAGGATCTCTAAGTCCGAACGAGGTGATAGGGCTGATCCAAGAGTTTACGAAAGTCTAAGTGGTAGTTTGCTACATTTTACTGCACAAGACGTGATCTTATGTTTGCAGTGAGTCATTTTTCTAGGTTTGTGCATTCTCCAAGTCAAGTTCATCTTCGTATAGATAAATGAACATTAAGTTATATCTTGAGAAATGTTGATTATGGTGTTTGGTTTAAAAGGAAAGACCAAGGGCATTTGATCGGTTATACAAATAGTGATTGGGCAGAATGTGTTGATGATATGAAAAACACTTCTGGGTATACTTTCACACTTGGTTCAGGCATGTTCTCATGGAATTCAAAGAAGAAAGAGGTTTTATCTTAATCATCTACAAAAGAAGAATACATTGCTGCTATTGGTGCAGCTAATCAGGCTCTATAGTTAACAAAAATTCTAAATGAACTAGAGAAAAATAACATTGAAGATATTGTCATTAAGGTTAACAAGTTAACAATTTCTAAGGCCAAAAATCTAGTGCAACATGGTCGTAGCTAGAATATAAATGTGAATTCTCATGCTATCTAGCAAGCAAAGAAGGATGGAGAAGTTAATCTTGTTCATTGCAGCTCATATCAGAAGATTGCATATATTTTGACCAAGTCTCTTCCAAATAGGAATTTGAAGTTCGAAGGGCTTAGCTAGGAGTATCCAAGAAAAATCTTATGGAGGAGTGTTAGAATATAAGATTATTCTAGATAATCATTTGTTTAAtggtttatttttaaatattatattcagCCTTTAAATATGGCAGTCCTTATTTTATGTAATATGTCTTTTAAGAATATTGTTAGACGTATGGTCCTCTACAAACTTTGTAAGGATTATTTAGCTATATGTATGGTCTTTTTGTAATATGAAGATATGAATGAAAAGTTACTACTGATCCTTATCTTTTCCTTCTATTTAGTTTTAAATTCTAACAGTTTACtcttaaaattattcaaaaaaaatactaaagatgGAAGCACTATTGAAAAGTTAAACTTCAGAGTTTTAATCAAAGAGTTAATTAAGCAATTTAGTAGATGTTACAGTAAAAGAAGATTACGgatatcaaaatataaagtgaGCAATCATGCATTCTATTTTGAAAACCATTATGAAGAAGTAAAGAGGTAAAATATTGGAACCACACTTGTGGAGTTTGTTTTAAGCTATAAAGAGCCTTGTTCAACCTACGAAAATGAGGTGGAAATTATGGATGAACAAAATCCAATAGGCTATTTCATGCATACCAGTTCATCGAGAGTGCCATTTAAGAAAGCATTCTTGATGTCTAATTGATTGATAGACCAACCCTTAGGCATAGCAAGAGCTAAAAATACAAGCGGTGAGTGTTTCACGACAGGCAAAATGTTTGATCACAGTTAAGTTCAAACTTCGAATTATAACCTTGGGCAACTAGAAGAGCTTTGAAATACTCAAGTGATCCATccaatttatatttatttcaaaaacaatgactACCAATAATGTCAGGATTAGGTGGTGGTGGTACCAAATCCCAAGTATGATTGGCCATGAGAACATTGTACTCATCAGCGCTTGCCATCTCCAGTAAGGCTATTTTAAGCATTCATTAAAGAGAATGGTTTAGGTGGAATGAAGGAGGTATAAAAGATTAAGGATGGAAGTATCTATGGTTTAATAGATCAATTCTAGTTGATAGTATGATGAATTTTAGGATTAGAATAAGGTAATTTTATTGCCTGAGCAATTGAATAAACTTATGCTCGTAGTGGAGGTAAAGTGGTATTAGGAGAAGGTTGCTGGACTGTAAACATCAATGTAAGTTGATTCTATTAGAAGAGAAAGATAAGATAGGAGATAAATTAGGACACTGAACTATGGTTGGAGTAATATAGTTGGGTTGCAACAGA of the Capsicum annuum cultivar UCD-10X-F1 chromosome 11, UCD10Xv1.1, whole genome shotgun sequence genome contains:
- the LOC124888875 gene encoding uncharacterized mitochondrial protein AtMg00810-like, which translates into the protein MKKAKGTDVLVVSLYVDDHLLIRSNDAMVNQFKRKIEVKFEMSDLGEMNYFMGMQIQQYTYGIFISKKKYAWDILKKFKMKRCKLLLTPLIHNERISKSERGDRADPRVYESLSGSLLHFTAQDVILCLQKDQGHLIGYTNSDWAECVDDMKNTSGYTFTLGSGMFSWNSKKKEVLS